One genomic window of Fusarium fujikuroi IMI 58289 draft genome, chromosome FFUJ_chr01 includes the following:
- a CDS encoding probable D-amino-acid oxidase, giving the protein MSAHDSIVILGAGIIGLDVALVLAERGYGKSITVIAEHLPGDTALSYTSPWAGCNFSAISGTDANALKWDKAGYFHLSKLASVRPEQSYVKRTPSTELWDDNVPRDKIQAMSEYLEDFQELPVNELPEGVKFAVSFTTLTVNAPKHLLYLYERLKNDYGVRFIRQKLPDLQTAFFSQSTQIVFNCTGNAARKLPGVEDPKCYPTRGQVLLTHAPEVHTNVMRHGKDYETYVIPRPFSKGHVILGGYMQKGNGDGATYSYETESILERTKELSDEVRNGSLDVLAAFSGLRPSREGGTRVEREDLIVAGQKRTVVHNYGAGGTGFQAGYGMALDAVRAAEPVLSKLQTELKSKL; this is encoded by the exons ATGAGTGCACACGATAGCATCGTCATCTTGGG AGCTGGCATTATCGGCCTTGATGTTGCTCTGGTTCTAGCAGAACGAGGCTACGGCAAGTCTATTACAGTAATCGCGGAACATCTTCCTGGGGACACGGCACTGAGTTATACTTCTCCATG GGCTGGCTGCAACTTCTCAGCTATCTCTGGTACAGATGCCAATGCCTTGAAATGGGACAAGGCTGGATATTTCCATCTCAGCAAGTTAGCCTCTGTGCGGCCAGAACAATCGTATGTCAAGCGAACTCCTTCGACGGAGCTTTGGGACGACAATGTTCCTCGCGATAAGATTCAGGCAATGTCTGAGTATCTAGAAGAC TTCCAAGAACTACCAGTCAACGAGCTACCTGAGGGGGTCAAGTTTGCTGTCTCCTTTACTACTCTCACTGTCAATGCACCCAAGCATCTGCTCTATCTCTATGAGAGATTGAAGAATGACTACGGTGTTCGCTTTATTCGTCAAAAACTTCCTGATCTCCAGACTGCATTCTTCAGCCAGTCTACCCAAATTGTGTTCAACTGTACTGGCAACGCTGCGCGAAAGTTGCCTGGAGTTGAGGATCCAAAGTGTTACCCGACTAGAGGACAGGTCCTGTTGACTCACGCCCCTGAGGTTCACACGAACGTCATGAGACATGGTAAAGATTACGAGACATATGTGATCCCTCGGCCCTTCTCTAAGGGACATGTAATCCTCGGAGGGTATATGCAAAAGGGTAACGG TGATGGTGCGACATACTCGTACGAGACAGAGTCCATCTTGGAGCGCACCAAGGAGCTCAGTGATGAAGTGAGGAATGGAAGTCTAGATGTCCTCGCAGCTTTCTCAGGACTTCGTCCGTCCCGCGAAGGTGGCACTCGAGTCGAGAGAGAGGATCTGATTGTCGCCGGACAAAAGCGCACAGTGGTTCATAACTACGGTGCAGGTGGCACTGGCTTCCAGGCTGGTTATGGTATGGCTCTTGATGCCGTTCGTGCCGCTGAGCCTGTTTTGTCAAAGCTTCAAACCGAACTCAAGTCGAAGCTATGA
- a CDS encoding related to tol protein, whose amino-acid sequence MALCGHCRAIDFSALPAHPRWDQFYRAFDNSQMNVLKIKQEDRETKLDNELGVFWQDSLDSLAESAALNCSLCTVVQTAVENWNDRRSAGKNRKSLHKALGSQYDFALPNKRFDDTTLLLGSVTFTADEASLLARELHSRPFCEDSGSPRALRVVSSWLKSCQDNHEKCYHGHTTLPSRVLAVGCIGDGSIKPIDPDAGTVGKYASLSHCWGKVPMLTTTQTSRYAHMSGIFVTDLPKTFRDAVAVSRYLGIPFLWIDSLCIIQDNPEDWARESSRTMEVYSNAHVVIAANHARDSAGGCFHVRPSRISDSLRIPGIGLVHMQLGANSDEFLYHNSVFSNEPLAKRAWALQGRFLAARMIHYNTEQMHFEYRHGIVDEDRCKSNRRYCGLSYGMYYRCFACKALQIWSSIVWNYGERYLTKPTDRFPAMSGIAGTLGCLLKMRTWMVQGMAWQGS is encoded by the exons ATGGCCTTGTGCGGTCATTGCCGTGCCATTGACTTTTCCGCTTTGCCGGCACACCCAAGATGGGATCAATTCTATCGAGCCTTCGACAATAGTCAGATGAACGTGCTCAAGATCAAACAGGAAGACAGGGAGACTAAACTCGACAACGAGCTCGGGGTTTTCTGGCAGGATAGCCTCGATTCATTGGCAGAGTCCGCTGCACTAAACTGCTCTCTGTGCACTGTCGTCCAGACCGCCGTTGAAAATTGGAACGATCGACGCTCGGCTGGAAAAAACAGAAAATCCCTCCATAAGGCACTTGGCTCACAATACGATTTTGCTTTGCCAAACAAGAGATT TGACGACACAACGCTACTGCTAGGAAGCGTTACTTTTACAGCTGATGAAGCCAGTCTTTTGGCAAGAGAACTTCACTCGAGGCCATTTTGTGAGGATTCTGGGTCACCTAGAGCCCTCCGTGTTGTGAGCTCGTGGCTCAAAAGTTGCCAGGACAACCACGAGAAGTGCTATCATGGTCATACAACTCTACCCTCACGTGTACTCGCTGTTGGCTGCATTGGTGACGGCAGCATCAAGCCCATCGATCCTGATGCGGGCACTGTGGGAAAGTATGCATCTTTATCGCACTGCTGGGGTAAAGTACCAATGTTGACCACAACTCAAACCTCGCGTTACGCACATATGTCTGGTATATTCGTTACAGACCTGCCCAAGACTTTTCGAGACGCGGTCGCGGTATCAAGATATCTTGGTATCCCATTTCTTTGGATAGACAGTCTCTGTATCATTCAGGATAACCCTGAAGACTGGGCGCGTGAGTCGTCTCGAACGATGGAGGTGTACTCCAATGCACACGTGGTAATTGCGGCGAACCATGCTAGAGACTCGGCTGGGGGTTGTTTCCACGTTCGTCCGTCGCGTATCAGTGACAGCTTGAGAATACCAGGTATTGGACTCGTTCACATGCAACTTGGTGCGAATAGCGATGAGTTTCTGTATCACAATTCGGTGTTTTCCAACGAGCCCCTTGCGAAGCGTGCGTGGGCACTGCAGGGGCGTTTCTTGGCTGCGCGTATGATTCACTACAACACGGAGCAAATGCATTTCGAATATCGACACGGCATAGTAGACGAGGATAGGTGTAAGTCAAACAGGCGTTACTGCGGCTTGAGCTATGGTATGTATTATCGGTGTTTCGCTTGCAAAGCTCTCCAGATTTGGTCTTCTATAGTCTGGAACTACGGTGAACGGTATTTGACGAAACCTACAGATAGGTTCCCGGCTATGAGTGGCATCGCCGGTACCTTAGGCTGTCTGCTTAAGATGAGGACGTGGATGGTACAAGGAATGGCTTGGCAGGGATCTTAA